In Kordia antarctica, the following proteins share a genomic window:
- a CDS encoding phosphodiester glycosidase family protein yields MNLKNLFFSFRLIVLISLLCFCSKQTSEVQHDTARILAYEVNPKTEQLHFYWKNEQGEIYENFQNLKTQLEATQQELIFAMNGGMYKRDQSPQGLYVENGQLKSPLDTLQKGFGNFYLQPNGVFYITKENNPVICTSQVFKLIENIKYATQSGPMLVIDGKLHEKLTKDSINLHIRNGVGILPNGNLLFAMSKEKINFYDFATFFKEKGCENALYLDGFVSKTFLPSKNYQQMDGNFGVIIGVTKPVQ; encoded by the coding sequence ATGAATCTTAAAAATTTATTTTTCAGCTTTCGCTTAATTGTACTCATATCATTACTTTGTTTCTGCTCAAAACAAACTTCCGAAGTTCAACATGATACAGCTCGAATTCTAGCATATGAAGTAAATCCAAAAACGGAACAACTTCATTTCTATTGGAAGAACGAGCAAGGAGAAATTTACGAAAACTTTCAAAACCTAAAAACTCAGCTTGAAGCAACACAGCAAGAACTCATCTTTGCAATGAATGGCGGAATGTACAAAAGAGATCAATCGCCGCAAGGTTTATACGTTGAAAACGGACAGCTAAAATCGCCATTAGATACGTTACAAAAAGGATTCGGAAACTTCTATTTACAGCCAAATGGCGTGTTTTACATCACGAAAGAAAACAATCCAGTAATTTGTACTTCACAAGTTTTCAAGCTTATTGAAAACATCAAATACGCAACACAATCAGGCCCAATGTTAGTGATTGATGGAAAACTACACGAAAAACTCACAAAAGATTCTATAAACCTTCACATTCGCAATGGTGTTGGAATTTTGCCAAACGGAAATCTACTATTCGCAATGAGCAAAGAAAAAATCAACTTCTATGACTTTGCCACATTCTTCAAAGAAAAAGGCTGTGAAAATGCTTTATACCTTGACGGATTTGTCTCTAAGACATTTCTGCCTTCTAAAAACTATCAACAAATGGACGGAAATTTTGGTGTGATTATCGGAGTTACAAAACCTGTACAATAA